Part of the Cuniculiplasma divulgatum genome, TCTGACATATACGGAAGCGATCTGAGAGATTCAGTTCTTCAAAGGATTTACTCCACATCTTCAGATTTTGTGGTACTTGGCGTAAGACCTGATAGTTATTCAAATGTAAGAATAAATTCAGATATTAAAAAAATAATAAAGGATGCACCAATAGATTCAGTTTTAATTAAGAGATGAGCTTTGTAAGACATTATTATTCATAAGGAATATTATGATCTGTACATCAATGTACATTATGTTAACATAATATGAACCAAATATTGGGAAATTCTGCCTTTCAGTTGAATTGATTGTGTTGTTTAAGAAACTGCTCACGGGTTTTAATTTCAGGGTTACATTTACTGAACTTGCAAACGATACAATTGAATTTGCAACCCTCGGCTCTTCCAGTAATGCAGCTGATAGTGGGATATTAGGATCTAACCCAGAATCAGAATCCATTATTACTTCTCCTGGGATTTTAGAAACTGAAACGTTCTTGTTCATCTGCTCAAATTCCTGTAAATTTTTCTCCAACTGCAGTAGAGATGCATTTGTATTTGGTGAGCAGCAGAGAGCACCTGAGGATGATTGGTTAAAGTCTATGGCAGAAGGCCTGGGCTGGAAAAAGTATGATCTGTTAAAAGCCTGAGCAAGATAATAACTGCCGAAAACCTTTCCATTAATCTTTATTTGATTACCATTCCCGGTTCCTGGATCAACCTTTTCAGTTATTAGTGCAGTGGCTGTTGGGATCACCAGTCCGAGAAGTACAAATATGATCACTGCAATTACAAGAGACCCTCTAAATATCCTCAATATTTCTTTCCAGTTTACCATAAAATACCCACCCCCAGAAGCAAATGATAGATCAGGCCGATGGCTATAAACGGCAGGACAACTCCCCCGAAACCGTAAATTGTGATATTTCTTTTTAAAAGCTCATCTACAGTTGAGGGCTTAAATCTTACCCCTCTTATGGCCAGTGGAATTAAAAGTGGAATTATTATTGTATTGAAAATTAAAGCAGAGGTTATGGCAAGCAGAGGATCAGTAAATCCAAGTATGTTTATGAATGAAAGTACCGGAAAAGCATAAAAAATTGCTGGTATTATTACAAAATATTTTGATATATCATTTGCAATACTAAATGTTGTTAGTGAACCTCTCGTTATGAGAATCTGCTTTCCTAAGAATATTACATCCATCAATTTCGTTGGATCATTATCAAGATCTATCATGTTTGCAGCGTCCTTTGCGGCCTGTGTTCCATTATTCATAGCAAGTCCCACATCTGCCAGAGCAAGTGCCGGAGCATCATTTGTGCCATCTCCAACCATGGCCACCATTCTCTGCTGATTTTTTTCCGCTTCAACCTTCATGTATTTATCCTGAGGCTTACTATTTGCAACAAATTCATCGAGTCCCGCCTCTCTTGATATGTACTCTGCAGTAAGTTCGTTATCCCCAGTACACATAACGGTTTTGATATTCATCGTTTTCATGGTTTTAATTCTCTCATTTATCCATGGCTTTATGATATCATTGAATTCTATTGCTCCAATTACCTGGCTGTCCAGTACAAGTACCATTGCTGTCCCCCCTCTACTTGAAATTTCGGCACATATGGCATCTATGAAATTGTCCTTTTGTCCCAGTATATCCCATATAGCATGGGGCGAACCTTTGTACAGCTTATGTCCCTCATAACTTATTCCACTGAACTTCGTTTCTGATGAGAAGGGAACGAATTCAGCATTATTTATCCTGTACTTTTCAAGTTCTCCATAACGTTCTGACACATATTTTACAAGGGAAATTCCCTCTCTCGTTTCATCTAAATATGAGCTCTGATAGCAGATCTTTGCCATTTCTTCTTCTGATATTCCTTTATTCGGATATATCTTGGAGGCGTCACGTTCGCCCATTGTAATAGTACCGGTTTTATCGAGAATTATTGTATCAATATCACCAGCATTTTCTACTGCTCTTCCACTTTTGGCTATGATATTGAACTGAGAGACCTTATTAATGGCTGCCACACCCAAAGCAGGGAGTAGTGCACCAATAGTTGTTGGAATCAGTGTGATCAGAAGTACTACGAGAATGATCAGATTTACATGATCTGATAGAAAATCCCCAAGGGGAAATATTGATGATGTAACAACGATGAATACCAGGGTTAGTCCAGCCAGTAATATTGAAAGTGCTATTTCGTTTGGAGTCTTCTTTCTAACAGATCCTTCGACCATTTCAATCATCTTGTCCAGAAATGTTTCTCCCGGGTCTGCCGTAATTCTTATCTTAATACTGTCATCAAGAAAGGTTGTTGAACCGGTTACACTGTCGCCATTTACCTTGAATACGGCCTTCGATTCACCTGTAATTGCGGATTCATTGAAATATCCTCTGCCTTCGGCTATCTCACCATCAGTTGGTACCATTTCATTCTTCCTGACCTCTACAATCATGCCTTTCCTCAGTTCAGAAGAATCCACAATTTTCTCCGTTGTGCCATCTATTATTCTTCCGGTGGTTTCTTTCTTCATTTTTTTAAGTGTTGCCGTTATATTTCTGCTCTTTCCCTCTGCAAGTGCTTCCCCAAGAGTTGAAAAGAATATGGTAAGAAATAAGAGTACAACGACTGAAATATAGAAAGGTACATACAGCCCACTCATCTCGAGGTGATATGCCTGATGGAAGACAATGAGATATAATGAAAAAAGGAGGGCTATTTCTGTTATGAACATCACAGGATTCTTATATAGCTTCCGGGGATCAAATTCCTTAAGAGCATTTATAACTGCTTCAGCGTAACTGTTCATAAAACACCTCTAATAATAAGGGAAAACGTTCTTCCCCAGCTCAATAGTGGTCCAACTGCAAGAATTGGGAAGAAAGAAAGTAATCCTAAAAGCAACATGGTGAAAAACAGCATCATACCAAACCAGAATGACCCAATATCAAACGTCCTCCCATACAGCACTTTCGGTTTTTTAGATGCAAAGGATTGAGCTATTACAAGCTGAAAAGCCATAATTGGGAATCTCCCCATCAGCATAATTATACCATCTATTATGTTAAAAAATGCAGTATTGGTAGCAAATCCACCTACCTCGGATCCATTATTTGAAGCAGCTGAGGCAAATTCATAAAGAAGCTGCGTTATTTGATCCGGTCTTGTGTTTACAAAGGAACTCATCAATATGGGTGACAAAAGCAGTACTATCCCCAATGGTACAATAATAATTAATGGATGGGTGATAAGACTGTAAGTTGAATACTTCATTTCCTTCGCACTAACTTTGAGACTCATAATTTCTGGAAGTTTTCCTACCATTAGGGAAACTATGAACACTGTAAAAATAACGTACGAAAAAATATTCAAGATGCCCGTCCCAACTCCTCCAAGGGGATCGTTGAGGAGAAGAGGAAACAATATACCCAGAATACCAGCAGGTGTATAATCAATAAGAGCAGAATTAGCAGCACCCGTAGATGTAAGCGTAGCTCCTGTCGAAAATATGGAACTCTGGGAAATTCCAATGGCAGTTTCCTTTCCTATGAAGTTGCCTCCATAGTTAAATCCGAGATTGGCCATTGCTGGAATTCCTGATATTTCTCCAAAGAAAGTCAGTAAGGCACTGAATATGAACAATGCAACTATAACTCCATATATTACTCTTCCAAATTTTCTATTATTAAGTGCCTGACCCAGAGCAAATATTGAGCCAATTGGGATGATCGTAAATGAGACAACTTCAATTAGGTTGGAGATCCAATCTGGATTTTCAAATGGATACCCTGCATTGGCCCCGTAAAAACCTCCTCCGTTTGTTCCAATGTTTTTAACACCTTCTAAAGAGGCTACAGGTCCAATCGGTATATTCACCGTCATCTTTCCGAAAAATGGGTGGATTATGATGCTTGAATAGGTGGTGTCTGGAACTCCAACTATTATTAGTAATACGGTGGCAAGGAGTGAGAGTGGTAGGATTAAATCAAATATGGCGACTAAAAAGTCATGAAAGAAATTTCCAAGTTTTTTATCGTCATTCATGATTCCCCTAACGAAGGCCATTGAAGCTGCAAATCCTGTACCTGCAGAAAGAAACATCAGGCCAATTATAACCACAGTTAAATCCAAATATGTGAGTGTGGTTGGTGATGAGTAATGCTGCAGATTTGTATTCGTAAGAAAGCTTATAATCGTATTAAAGGTAAGACTTGGGGACATGACATCCTGACCAGGGGCTTTAAAAAAGTACCCCTGAAAAATTAAAAAAAGAAATGAAATAGTTCCTGCAACAAAATTAAAAATTATAAGTGATATAAAGTAACCCTTAAAGGAATATGTCTTGTTTCTATCTACACCTGCTACCTTTTCAATGAAACCTATAATCGGATCAGTATACTTCCGCAGTTTTGTATTTTCTCCTGTATAGAGTTTCTTGATATATGGTGCAATCATATAACCAAAGAAGCTTATGATTATGAGGTAGAGGGCAATAATTATAACACCCGAAACTATTCTATTATTAACAAAAAATGCCGACCAGAAATTTCCAGTCGCTGTAATGCCAGTACTCATATTTTCTCAGCTCGAATTATACTATAGAGCAAATATGCACAGCTAATCGCAACGACCAAAATAGGCACAATCAACCACTCTGTCTCTATGTACATTTCTATCTTCAATTAACGGGCTTATAATAAGTTTTTCAGAAAAACTTATGTAGTTAAATTGTAAAAACTGCAACTTAAAATTTGGGAATATTAACTATGGGCTTCAATATATATTATAAAGGTTTTACATTTTATAATCAACATTGTTTATTGTTGAGATAAAAATCAAAACCATCTTTTAAACCCCTGTTTAGGTCAAATCAAATCGTTGGTGCATATGGAAAAAGGAAAAATGTTCAATGGTAATATTTTAAAAATAAGGAATAGGGCCTTCAAGGATTCACTTTATAAACTGACCTCTAACCTACCTATTACAGAAAAAGAAAATACAATAATGGTTGACAAAAATTCTAAAAGTCATAGCTTCAGTTAAGGAAGTTACTCCTTTAGAGCAAATCTAAATTATCCCAGGACTCTACACCAAACAGTTTTTTAAATTCAAATATTTTAATTGCATCTTTAAATTTTAATTTGTTCAGGCTATCTTTTTTCCCATATAATAGGAATCTCTTTCATAACCAAGTTTCCTGAAGTATTCTCTTACACCAACTCCACTTATGACAAGAATCTTTGATTCATTAAACTCTTCCCTTGTTATTCTTTCGGCTTCCTGAACCAGAGACTTCCCTAAACCTTTGTGCTGATAGTTGGAATTCTCGTGAGTGCCAATGGGAACAATGTTTCCCACTACCCTAAGTTCACGTATCATACCTGTATTTTTGGTCTCATCAAGAAATGAGTCGTCCTTAATATGTCTCAGTCTGAGATACCCTGCAATGTCTTGCTTGCTATCCTCAATAGAAAGGAATATTTCTTTGGAATTACCGGCATCGTAATCTACCCTTTTCATTGAAAGTTCAAGACCTTTTTCAGAAATGAATCCCACTTCTCTGCCCCTAATCTCCATGCTTTTTACATTATTCTCTTTCAACTTCCTATCTACTATATTTCTCAGGTCGCTCCTCATAACTCCTGCATCAATGAATTTTACCGGTATATCTCTTTGCATTCTTTGAACTCTTATCCATGGTGGCATTTCCTTCATAAAATTAAAAATGAGTTCTGCAGCCTCTTCTGTTTCCATTGGTTTATATTCTCCATTTTTCCACATGTTGTAAAGTTTTGTTCCCTTAACAACCAGCGTTGGATATATTTTGAACATATCTGGTTTGAAATCACCTTCACCAATTATCTTTCTGAAGCTATTCAAATCATCTTCATAACTTGAACCATACATGCCAGGCATAAGATGATATACTATCTTTAGGCCAGCATCCCGTGAGAGTTTTGTTGATTGAATTATCTCACTGACTCCGTGTCCTCTATGATTAACCTTCAGCACTTCCTCATTTATTATCTGGACACCCAATTCTACCTTTGTTGTCCCATATGAAAGGGCCAATCTTATATCCTTTTCAAGAAACCAATCTGGTTTAGTCTCCACAGTTAAACCAATGCATCTCCTTTTGGCTTTTTCATTGAATTTAATACTTTCTTCAAGGGTTTGTGACTGGAATCCGTTCATTCCATCAAAGCATCCCTTTACGAAATACTCCTGGTATTCCTTTGATCTTGCTGTGAAAGTTCCACCCATTACAATAAGATCAACCTTGCTGGTATCATGCCCTATGGTTTCAAGTTGCTTCAATCTGCCAAACGTGATGCTGAAAGGATCATAATTGTTCATTCTGCCTCTTAGTGCCGATGGTTCATAACCTGTATACGCCTGTGGAGAATTATTTTCCATTCCACCCGGGCAGAAGATGCATCTTCCATGAGGGCAGATCTCTGGAGAAGTCATTGCTGCTACAACTGCCACCCCTGAAATGGTTCTGGTTGGTTTCAGTCGCAAGAGATTTAAGTAATCTCCTTTCGCATAGCCTGAATTTAGAATTTCTGAATTAGATGGAACATGGTCTAGACCATATTTTTTAGAAAGCTTAACCTTCTGGTGTTGCAGGTCATCTCTGGTTTTTATTTCACCACTATCTATCTTCCCCAGAATGTCTTCGTAAATATTCATGTCTTAAAGAGATATAACAGAAAGGGATTTAAATTATTTTTTTTAAAAATTGACTAAAATGATTCTATTTTTAATCCCTTATCTCCTTCTCAGCAAGATAGGCTGTTAGAAGCAATAGTCCAAGTGCAAGAATCGCCAGAGCACCAAGCCACTGTCCAACCTGTATCCACTGGGACCCTGTTAAATTACCATTTATAATAACCATTCTCATCGCCTCGGCAGACCATGAGACAGGGTTATAAGCAGCTACGCTTGAGAGCCATGAAGCCATCATCGATGAAGAGAACATTGCATAGCTAACGAACAGAAGTGGTAAGTTTACAAGATTTACTATTCCAAATATTGAATTCATGTTGGTCATTCTGATAGCAATAACACTGAATATGGATGAGAAGATGAATGATACAAGGATTATGGCTGCAATAATAACGAGGGCGTCGAGAACTGTGAATCCATGCACAAATTTCAAGCCATTTGGTATTACGAGAGCTGCTAAAATTAAGATCAGTGCCTGAGGCATTACCCTTATTGTCGATGACAGAATCTTAGAGAAAACGATGGAACTTCTTCTTATTGGTGAAGAGAGAAATCTGCCCATCGGTCCTAATCTT contains:
- a CDS encoding potassium-transporting ATPase subunit KdpA, whose amino-acid sequence is MSTGITATGNFWSAFFVNNRIVSGVIIIALYLIIISFFGYMIAPYIKKLYTGENTKLRKYTDPIIGFIEKVAGVDRNKTYSFKGYFISLIIFNFVAGTISFLFLIFQGYFFKAPGQDVMSPSLTFNTIISFLTNTNLQHYSSPTTLTYLDLTVVIIGLMFLSAGTGFAASMAFVRGIMNDDKKLGNFFHDFLVAIFDLILPLSLLATVLLIIVGVPDTTYSSIIIHPFFGKMTVNIPIGPVASLEGVKNIGTNGGGFYGANAGYPFENPDWISNLIEVVSFTIIPIGSIFALGQALNNRKFGRVIYGVIVALFIFSALLTFFGEISGIPAMANLGFNYGGNFIGKETAIGISQSSIFSTGATLTSTGAANSALIDYTPAGILGILFPLLLNDPLGGVGTGILNIFSYVIFTVFIVSLMVGKLPEIMSLKVSAKEMKYSTYSLITHPLIIIVPLGIVLLLSPILMSSFVNTRPDQITQLLYEFASAASNNGSEVGGFATNTAFFNIIDGIIMLMGRFPIMAFQLVIAQSFASKKPKVLYGRTFDIGSFWFGMMLFFTMLLLGLLSFFPILAVGPLLSWGRTFSLIIRGVL
- a CDS encoding ABC transporter permease — encoded protein: MSGLGPLTVRELKKWYRNPVFFITGLLQPFFWIALFGSAFDITKFFPGASELILDGAPNYITYIVGGVLTISSLFTAMFAGTNIIFDRRLGPMGRFLSSPIRRSSIVFSKILSSTIRVMPQALILILAALVIPNGLKFVHGFTVLDALVIIAAIILVSFIFSSIFSVIAIRMTNMNSIFGIVNLVNLPLLFVSYAMFSSSMMASWLSSVAAYNPVSWSAEAMRMVIINGNLTGSQWIQVGQWLGALAILALGLLLLTAYLAEKEIRD
- a CDS encoding tRNA uridine(34) 5-carboxymethylaminomethyl modification radical SAM/GNAT enzyme Elp3, which produces MNIYEDILGKIDSGEIKTRDDLQHQKVKLSKKYGLDHVPSNSEILNSGYAKGDYLNLLRLKPTRTISGVAVVAAMTSPEICPHGRCIFCPGGMENNSPQAYTGYEPSALRGRMNNYDPFSITFGRLKQLETIGHDTSKVDLIVMGGTFTARSKEYQEYFVKGCFDGMNGFQSQTLEESIKFNEKAKRRCIGLTVETKPDWFLEKDIRLALSYGTTKVELGVQIINEEVLKVNHRGHGVSEIIQSTKLSRDAGLKIVYHLMPGMYGSSYEDDLNSFRKIIGEGDFKPDMFKIYPTLVVKGTKLYNMWKNGEYKPMETEEAAELIFNFMKEMPPWIRVQRMQRDIPVKFIDAGVMRSDLRNIVDRKLKENNVKSMEIRGREVGFISEKGLELSMKRVDYDAGNSKEIFLSIEDSKQDIAGYLRLRHIKDDSFLDETKNTGMIRELRVVGNIVPIGTHENSNYQHKGLGKSLVQEAERITREEFNESKILVISGVGVREYFRKLGYERDSYYMGKKIA
- a CDS encoding potassium-transporting ATPase subunit C; amino-acid sequence: MVNWKEILRIFRGSLVIAVIIFVLLGLVIPTATALITEKVDPGTGNGNQIKINGKVFGSYYLAQAFNRSYFFQPRPSAIDFNQSSSGALCCSPNTNASLLQLEKNLQEFEQMNKNVSVSKIPGEVIMDSDSGLDPNIPLSAALLEEPRVANSIVSFASSVNVTLKLKPVSSFLNNTINSTERQNFPIFGSYYVNIMYIDVQIIIFLMNNNVLQSSSLN
- the kdpB gene encoding potassium-transporting ATPase subunit KdpB, with translation MNSYAEAVINALKEFDPRKLYKNPVMFITEIALLFSLYLIVFHQAYHLEMSGLYVPFYISVVVLLFLTIFFSTLGEALAEGKSRNITATLKKMKKETTGRIIDGTTEKIVDSSELRKGMIVEVRKNEMVPTDGEIAEGRGYFNESAITGESKAVFKVNGDSVTGSTTFLDDSIKIRITADPGETFLDKMIEMVEGSVRKKTPNEIALSILLAGLTLVFIVVTSSIFPLGDFLSDHVNLIILVVLLITLIPTTIGALLPALGVAAINKVSQFNIIAKSGRAVENAGDIDTIILDKTGTITMGERDASKIYPNKGISEEEMAKICYQSSYLDETREGISLVKYVSERYGELEKYRINNAEFVPFSSETKFSGISYEGHKLYKGSPHAIWDILGQKDNFIDAICAEISSRGGTAMVLVLDSQVIGAIEFNDIIKPWINERIKTMKTMNIKTVMCTGDNELTAEYISREAGLDEFVANSKPQDKYMKVEAEKNQQRMVAMVGDGTNDAPALALADVGLAMNNGTQAAKDAANMIDLDNDPTKLMDVIFLGKQILITRGSLTTFSIANDISKYFVIIPAIFYAFPVLSFINILGFTDPLLAITSALIFNTIIIPLLIPLAIRGVRFKPSTVDELLKRNITIYGFGGVVLPFIAIGLIYHLLLGVGILW